The Micromonospora sp. NBC_00421 DNA window GCCCTGCCCTGCCCTGACCGAGCAAGCCGGGGCCGAGCCGAGCCGGTCGACCTGACCTGAGCGGGGCCCGCCCGGGGCGGTAACGTGCGGCGGCATGACCGTCCTGCCGTACGCGCACTGCCACTACTGCGGCGCGGCCTATCCGGCGGACGCCGGCTGGCCCCGTCTCTGCCCGGCCTGTGGGGAGACGGTGTGGCGCAATCCCACCCCGGTCGCGGTGGCGCTGCTGCCGGTCCGTACCGACACCGGCCTCGGCCTGGTGGTGGTCCGCCGGGACATCGAGCCGGCCCGGGGCCTGCTCGCCCTGCCCGGCGGCTTCGTCGAGTACGGCGAGGAGTGGTCCGAGGCGTTGGTCCGGGAACTGCGCGAGGAGACCGGGCTGGTGGACGAGGCGCAGCGGGCGCGACTGTTCGCGGTGCACGGCGCTCCGCACGGCGGCACCATGATGGTCTTCGGGGTGCTGCCGGAGCGGCCGGCGGCGGAGCTACCTGCGTCGACGCCCACCGAGGAGGCCACCGAGTGGCTGGTCCTCACCGAGCCGGTCGAGCTGGCCTTCTCCACCCACACCCGGGTGCTGGCCGACTTCCTCGCCGGCCAGCGGTGACCCA harbors:
- a CDS encoding NUDIX domain-containing protein produces the protein MTVLPYAHCHYCGAAYPADAGWPRLCPACGETVWRNPTPVAVALLPVRTDTGLGLVVVRRDIEPARGLLALPGGFVEYGEEWSEALVRELREETGLVDEAQRARLFAVHGAPHGGTMMVFGVLPERPAAELPASTPTEEATEWLVLTEPVELAFSTHTRVLADFLAGQR